The proteins below are encoded in one region of Vibrio sp. ED004:
- a CDS encoding sugar ABC transporter permease, with product MEQSVKTIYPENRTPSANKKRRISSKVSPWLFLAPAIAIFSLYVIYPILDSIWLSFFEWDGLGEKEWVGLENYRELFDSDAFYTSLTNNFLWLIFFMLAPPCGLAIALFLNQQVKGIRVVKSLFFFPFVISQVVVGLVFSWFYDPSFGLFNIALGTLGFEPISILADEDYVTYGIIAAGLWPQISYCMILYLTGLNNLDPEQLEAARLDGAKKWRMLWYVVLPQLRPATFIAVVVTVIGALRSFDLVATMTAGGPWGSSTVLAYQMYEESIFNYRMGYGAAVSVVLFLIMDIYIAYFLWRMLRSEK from the coding sequence ATGGAGCAATCTGTGAAAACGATATACCCAGAAAATCGTACCCCATCAGCCAATAAAAAGCGGCGTATCAGTTCCAAGGTGTCCCCTTGGTTATTCTTAGCGCCCGCTATCGCTATCTTTTCGCTCTATGTTATCTACCCCATTTTAGACAGTATCTGGTTGAGCTTCTTTGAATGGGATGGCTTAGGTGAAAAAGAGTGGGTGGGGCTTGAGAACTATCGTGAGCTTTTTGATTCTGATGCTTTTTATACTTCGTTAACGAATAACTTCCTTTGGTTGATCTTCTTTATGCTCGCGCCACCGTGTGGCTTGGCTATTGCCCTTTTTCTCAACCAACAAGTGAAGGGCATTCGTGTCGTAAAATCTTTGTTTTTCTTCCCGTTTGTTATCTCTCAAGTGGTGGTCGGTCTCGTATTTTCTTGGTTCTATGATCCCTCTTTTGGTCTTTTTAATATTGCTCTTGGAACACTTGGTTTCGAACCCATTTCGATACTTGCCGATGAGGACTATGTGACCTACGGAATCATCGCTGCGGGTTTATGGCCACAGATCTCTTATTGCATGATCTTATATTTAACGGGGCTGAATAACCTCGACCCTGAACAGTTAGAAGCGGCTCGCCTTGATGGAGCTAAGAAGTGGCGCATGTTGTGGTATGTGGTGTTGCCTCAGTTAAGGCCAGCTACCTTTATCGCGGTCGTTGTTACCGTGATTGGAGCACTGCGTTCATTCGATCTAGTGGCGACCATGACTGCTGGTGGCCCTTGGGGTAGCTCAACCGTTCTGGCGTATCAAATGTATGAAGAGTCTATCTTTAACTACCGCATGGG
- the ugpC gene encoding sn-glycerol-3-phosphate ABC transporter ATP-binding protein UgpC has protein sequence MADISLKQVIKRYGDIQTIHGVDLEINNGEFVVFVGPSGCGKSTLLRLVAGLEEITEGEIHIGNDLVNDVDPAERGVAMVFQSYALYPHMTVEENMGFGLKMNGVAKETVEKQVTSAAKTLQLEPLLKRKPKELSGGQRQRVAIGRAIVRNPRVFLFDEPLSNLDAELRVDMRLQIAKLHQDLQNTMIYVTHDQVEAMTLADKIVVLRDGRVEQVGSPLELYHSPQNEFVAGFIGSPKMNFLPCLVNSTSETHAQLTVNGLSKITLPLPSDGLAEGQKLTLGIRPEHLEINGESDITIEFQSEVVERLGNSTYMFGQSCGVDSFKVHLPGDQEVTRYQSLNLNFASINCHLFDAEGQRIN, from the coding sequence ATGGCTGATATCAGCTTAAAACAGGTCATCAAGCGTTACGGTGATATACAAACCATCCATGGTGTTGATTTAGAGATAAATAATGGCGAGTTTGTCGTATTTGTTGGCCCGTCTGGTTGTGGTAAATCAACCCTCCTACGCTTAGTGGCAGGCCTAGAAGAGATCACGGAAGGTGAGATCCATATTGGCAACGACCTAGTTAATGATGTTGATCCCGCTGAACGTGGTGTCGCGATGGTGTTCCAGTCTTATGCACTCTACCCTCACATGACTGTTGAAGAGAACATGGGCTTTGGCCTGAAGATGAATGGCGTCGCCAAAGAAACCGTCGAGAAACAGGTCACCAGTGCTGCGAAGACGCTTCAGCTAGAACCTCTATTGAAACGTAAACCTAAAGAGTTATCGGGTGGACAACGTCAACGTGTCGCTATCGGTCGAGCAATAGTTCGTAACCCAAGAGTGTTTTTATTCGACGAACCCTTGTCTAACCTAGATGCAGAACTTCGTGTCGATATGCGCTTACAAATCGCTAAATTGCACCAAGATCTGCAAAACACCATGATTTACGTAACGCACGACCAAGTCGAAGCAATGACACTTGCGGACAAAATCGTCGTGCTTAGAGACGGTCGAGTGGAGCAAGTAGGCTCACCTCTAGAACTGTACCACTCTCCTCAAAATGAATTTGTGGCAGGTTTTATCGGTTCTCCGAAAATGAACTTCTTACCTTGTTTGGTCAATAGCACCTCTGAGACTCATGCCCAACTGACCGTTAATGGCCTTAGTAAAATTACTCTGCCTCTGCCAAGTGATGGCCTTGCTGAAGGACAAAAGCTGACTCTTGGTATTCGACCAGAACATCTAGAGATCAATGGCGAGTCAGATATCACGATTGAGTTCCAGAGCGAAGTGGTAGAACGATTGGGCAACAGTACTTATATGTTTGGCCAATCATGTGGCGTTGATAGCTTTAAAGTTCACCTTCCCGGAGATCAAGAGGTCACTCGTTATCAGTCCCTCAATTTAAATTTCGCATCCATTAATTGCCACCTATTTGATGCTGAAGGTCAACGTATTAACTAG
- a CDS encoding MATE family efflux transporter: MPNADSTLNKRMGIVALTWPIFIEVLLRTALNTSDVFMLSGYSDKAVSAVGVISQISFFLIIVSTMVSSGTGILIAQYNGASRDLESAQVGVASIILAIVTGVLLSIFAVLGAEYFIPLYQLEPQVEQYAQEYLFISGALTFNVTIGVVLTTILRSHGYSKSPMVINMIAGVINVFGNYCALYQPFGLPVYGVQGVAIATVISQVIGMFILIGVVRNKGIDLPLKQFKSVPKAIYQKIIKIGSMNAGEVLSYNMAQITIMFFVVQMGTASLAAFTYAQNIARLSFAFALAIGQGSQIQTGYYIGKGWIDEIASRVQRYFVVGFIASTTITCVIYLFRFEILDVFTQDLEILALTASLIAGSIILEAGRVFNLIFISCLKAAGDIKFPVKMGIVSMWGIGVAMSYLLGVHWGYGVFGAWMAIAMDEWFRGLIMVRRWRAKKWTRFSL; encoded by the coding sequence ATGCCTAATGCTGATTCCACCCTAAACAAACGTATGGGAATCGTTGCGCTCACCTGGCCAATTTTTATCGAAGTTCTTTTAAGAACGGCACTCAACACCAGTGATGTATTCATGTTATCCGGATACTCAGACAAAGCCGTGTCTGCCGTTGGTGTTATCTCTCAGATATCCTTTTTCCTAATCATCGTCTCGACTATGGTCAGCAGTGGTACTGGCATTCTAATCGCCCAATATAACGGCGCCTCTCGCGACCTAGAAAGCGCACAGGTCGGCGTTGCCAGCATCATATTGGCGATTGTTACGGGTGTATTGTTGAGTATTTTCGCCGTGCTAGGCGCTGAGTACTTTATCCCACTCTACCAACTTGAACCTCAAGTCGAGCAGTACGCTCAAGAGTATCTGTTCATCAGTGGTGCGCTGACCTTTAACGTCACGATAGGTGTAGTGCTCACCACAATCCTACGCAGTCATGGCTATTCAAAATCACCCATGGTCATCAATATGATTGCGGGTGTAATTAACGTGTTCGGTAACTACTGCGCACTTTACCAACCTTTTGGCCTGCCGGTTTACGGCGTGCAAGGCGTAGCAATTGCGACCGTCATTAGCCAAGTTATCGGGATGTTTATCTTGATTGGTGTCGTGAGAAATAAAGGCATTGATCTACCACTGAAACAGTTTAAATCGGTACCTAAAGCCATCTACCAGAAGATCATTAAGATTGGCTCGATGAACGCCGGAGAAGTGCTGTCTTACAACATGGCGCAGATCACCATCATGTTCTTTGTCGTGCAAATGGGCACGGCTTCGTTGGCAGCATTCACCTATGCACAAAACATCGCTCGCCTCTCTTTTGCGTTTGCATTGGCGATTGGTCAGGGCAGCCAAATTCAAACCGGTTACTACATCGGCAAAGGTTGGATTGATGAAATCGCCAGCCGAGTGCAACGTTATTTCGTGGTTGGGTTTATTGCTTCGACCACCATTACCTGCGTGATCTATCTGTTCCGTTTCGAGATTCTGGACGTGTTCACACAAGACCTTGAAATTCTCGCGCTGACAGCCTCTCTGATTGCTGGATCTATTATTTTAGAAGCAGGTCGCGTGTTTAACCTGATCTTCATCTCTTGTTTGAAAGCCGCTGGCGACATCAAGTTCCCAGTGAAAATGGGCATTGTTAGCATGTGGGGAATTGGCGTCGCAATGAGCTATCTACTTGGTGTGCATTGGGGTTATGGCGTATTTGGTGCTTGGATGGCAATCGCGATGGATGAATGGTTCCGCGGGTTAATCATGGTTCGTCGCTGGCGAGCAAAAAAATGGACTCGCTTCTCTTTGTAA
- a CDS encoding DUF1330 domain-containing protein, translating into MSYYSVLEVTPTTDAWVADYIGPANKLVAQYGGKYLARTSSHERLEGDAEQPALRIIIEWPSKQAAVDFMNDPGYVPHLAARTAGSVSHHALIEGKDDLA; encoded by the coding sequence ATGTCTTACTATTCAGTACTAGAAGTAACACCAACAACAGACGCATGGGTTGCCGATTACATTGGCCCTGCAAACAAACTGGTTGCTCAATACGGCGGTAAATACCTAGCGCGTACTTCTAGCCACGAACGCCTTGAAGGCGACGCAGAACAGCCTGCACTTCGCATCATCATCGAGTGGCCATCGAAGCAAGCTGCGGTAGATTTCATGAACGATCCTGGTTATGTTCCACACCTAGCAGCACGCACCGCAGGTTCAGTTAGCCACCATGCGCTTATCGAAGGTAAAGACGACCTAGCGTAA
- a CDS encoding solute:sodium symporter family transporter, whose protein sequence is MSITVLLSFLLFTGFVVAYTYNKVKNDKNTSQDGFFLGGRSLTGGLIASSLILTNLSATSFVGMSAQSYTHNMSVMGWEVASGVTLVIIALMLVPRYLKQGITTIPDFLESRYDMSVKKFVTLLFLCQYVINILPTTLYAGAVVLGEIFDVQALLNISEFSSIALISATIGLLGFFYAIYGGLKAVVIADTINGIGLIVGGMMIPVFGLMVLGEGSFGAGLDILLYAAPEKLQSVGTESDPLPFSTLFTGLLLVNLYYWGTDQSIIQRALGAKNLKEGQKGVILAGAIKVISPLFLIIPGIIAFHMFGADAGNPDTMYTRLVNEVLPKPLVGFFVAVMFGAILSTFNGVLNSSTTLFALNVYKPLFGQGKTDEELVGKGRIFGVVIAIISVCIAPFIMYAPEGLFQYLQMVAGFFSVPIFTIVFVGYISKRVPALAAKVALVVFVSSYAAMQLIFKTPIHFLHQLAILFVVCTTLMFIIGHFMPRESEYEMPVNENIDVTPWEFRFEASAIILYMVLGAYVMFSNVGFVSDDPTIMQVYGVCGIVMLLGIFGRLAKRKKGANATA, encoded by the coding sequence ATGTCTATTACAGTTCTGCTGTCATTTTTGTTGTTTACTGGTTTTGTTGTCGCGTATACCTACAACAAAGTTAAGAACGATAAAAACACCTCACAAGATGGATTCTTTCTTGGCGGAAGAAGCCTGACCGGTGGTCTGATCGCCAGTTCACTGATCTTAACTAACCTAAGCGCCACCAGCTTTGTGGGCATGAGTGCCCAATCTTACACGCATAACATGAGTGTGATGGGATGGGAAGTTGCATCGGGTGTCACGTTGGTCATCATCGCATTGATGCTTGTTCCTCGCTATTTGAAGCAAGGCATTACCACCATTCCAGATTTCTTGGAAAGCCGTTACGACATGTCTGTGAAGAAGTTCGTGACACTGCTTTTCTTGTGCCAGTACGTTATCAATATTTTGCCAACCACACTTTACGCTGGTGCCGTTGTTCTGGGTGAAATCTTCGATGTTCAAGCCTTACTGAATATCTCTGAATTTAGCTCGATAGCGCTAATTTCGGCGACTATTGGGTTGCTTGGCTTCTTTTACGCGATTTATGGTGGCCTCAAAGCTGTGGTCATCGCAGATACTATCAACGGTATCGGTCTGATTGTCGGTGGCATGATGATTCCAGTATTTGGCTTGATGGTACTGGGTGAGGGCAGCTTTGGTGCGGGTCTAGACATTCTGCTGTATGCGGCGCCAGAGAAGCTTCAATCTGTCGGTACAGAAAGCGATCCACTGCCGTTCTCGACATTGTTCACAGGTCTACTGTTGGTGAACTTGTATTACTGGGGTACTGACCAATCGATCATCCAACGTGCATTGGGTGCTAAGAACCTAAAAGAAGGACAGAAAGGTGTCATCCTTGCCGGTGCAATTAAGGTTATCTCTCCGCTGTTCCTGATCATTCCAGGTATTATTGCATTCCACATGTTTGGTGCTGATGCGGGCAACCCAGATACCATGTATACTCGTTTGGTTAACGAAGTATTGCCTAAGCCTTTGGTGGGCTTCTTCGTTGCCGTGATGTTTGGTGCGATTCTGAGTACCTTCAACGGGGTGCTGAACAGCTCTACTACCTTGTTTGCATTGAACGTGTATAAGCCGCTGTTTGGTCAAGGTAAAACAGATGAAGAACTGGTCGGTAAAGGACGTATCTTTGGTGTTGTGATTGCGATTATCTCGGTATGTATCGCTCCTTTCATCATGTACGCACCTGAAGGCTTGTTCCAGTATTTACAAATGGTGGCTGGTTTCTTTAGTGTGCCAATCTTTACCATCGTATTTGTTGGTTACATCTCTAAACGTGTGCCTGCTCTAGCAGCAAAAGTGGCGCTGGTGGTGTTCGTAAGTTCTTATGCGGCAATGCAGCTAATCTTCAAAACACCGATTCACTTCCTACACCAATTGGCGATTCTGTTCGTGGTATGTACCACGCTGATGTTTATCATTGGTCACTTTATGCCTCGTGAATCTGAATACGAGATGCCAGTAAACGAAAATATCGATGTGACGCCGTGGGAGTTCCGCTTCGAGGCTTCAGCGATCATTCTTTACATGGTGCTTGGCGCTTACGTTATGTTCTCTAATGTTGGTTTTGTATCTGACGATCCAACCATCATGCAAGTTTATGGTGTGTGTGGCATTGTTATGTTGCTTGGTATTTTTGGACGACTAGCAAAACGAAAGAAGGGCGCTAACGCGACGGCTTGA
- a CDS encoding alpha-galactosidase, translating to MSEFIHLTSKNHSLIIKSGRVPEILHWGAKIASIDEDLLLSTERPISQARLDVDVPLSLCPELGSGHFNAPGVEGHRDGLDWAPVFNTTRVETGTTDGEANVQQATFVLEDTVAKLELTVEIKLDYQSDVVQKRVTVTNKGDSKYYLNKLSSTLPLPNHANELMTFHGRWCHEFQTQRQRFEHGGFMQENRRGRTSHENFPGMFAGTQGFSEQQGLVWGFHLGWSGNHQMRADVRSDGRRFVQAGELLLAGESILEPQASYQTPWLFGCYSNSGLNGIAQRFQQFVRDNIINFPTDKPRPVHLNTWEGIYFDHKPEYIMQMATEAGVMGVERFIIDDGWFVGRDGERAALGDWYLDEAKYPNGLEPVIDHVNQQGMEFGLWVEPEMVSQDSNLYRNHPDWVLGLQGYHQPSGRWQYVLDLQNSECFDYLFSRLDDLLTRYNITYLKWDMNRELVQPGHNGKAAVHGQTQALYRLVDQLNEAHPEVEIESCSSGGGRIDFEILKRTHRFWASDCNDALERQAIQKGMSYFFPPEVMGAHIGPAECHSTNRRHSINMRGVTALMGHMGVELDPVKESQEEKKTFSHYIALHKQFRHILHSGRSFRMDPADKNQNIYGVQNDDEMLMTVCQLAMPDHALPSPLRISCVEDSAQYQVKLVEMPQTSFQLMKQRPQWLDKTLTLSGDNLKEIGLTLPILDPESALIVHLKKM from the coding sequence ATGAGCGAGTTTATTCATCTAACAAGTAAAAACCACAGTTTGATCATCAAATCAGGACGTGTTCCAGAGATCCTGCACTGGGGAGCGAAGATCGCCAGTATTGATGAAGATCTGCTGTTATCAACTGAGAGACCGATTTCTCAAGCGCGCCTCGATGTCGATGTGCCTCTTTCACTTTGTCCTGAACTGGGCAGCGGCCACTTTAACGCACCGGGAGTTGAAGGGCATCGTGATGGCTTGGATTGGGCGCCTGTATTCAATACCACGCGCGTTGAAACTGGTACTACAGACGGTGAAGCTAACGTGCAGCAAGCGACGTTTGTTCTTGAAGACACGGTAGCCAAGCTTGAACTGACAGTCGAAATTAAGCTTGATTACCAATCTGATGTGGTTCAAAAACGTGTCACGGTTACCAATAAAGGCGACAGTAAATACTACCTCAACAAATTGTCCTCAACACTGCCACTTCCGAATCATGCTAATGAGCTGATGACGTTCCATGGACGTTGGTGTCATGAGTTTCAAACACAGCGTCAGCGATTTGAGCACGGTGGTTTCATGCAAGAGAACCGCCGCGGTCGAACTTCTCACGAAAATTTTCCGGGTATGTTTGCGGGTACTCAGGGATTCTCAGAGCAACAAGGTTTGGTGTGGGGCTTTCACTTAGGTTGGAGTGGCAACCACCAAATGCGTGCTGATGTTCGTAGTGACGGTCGTCGTTTTGTCCAAGCTGGCGAGTTATTGCTGGCGGGCGAATCCATTCTTGAACCTCAAGCAAGTTATCAAACACCTTGGCTATTTGGCTGTTACAGCAATTCAGGGCTGAATGGTATCGCTCAGCGTTTTCAGCAATTTGTTCGCGATAACATCATCAACTTTCCAACCGATAAGCCACGTCCTGTTCACTTAAATACTTGGGAAGGGATCTACTTCGATCATAAACCTGAGTACATCATGCAGATGGCGACGGAAGCCGGTGTGATGGGCGTTGAGCGTTTCATTATTGATGATGGTTGGTTCGTTGGGCGTGACGGCGAACGTGCAGCGTTAGGCGACTGGTATCTTGATGAAGCGAAATACCCAAATGGTTTAGAGCCTGTTATTGACCATGTTAACCAGCAAGGTATGGAGTTTGGTCTTTGGGTTGAGCCTGAAATGGTGAGCCAAGATTCGAATCTATATCGTAACCACCCTGATTGGGTGCTTGGTTTGCAAGGCTATCATCAGCCTTCAGGTCGTTGGCAGTATGTTTTAGATCTGCAAAATTCAGAGTGCTTTGATTACCTATTCTCACGCTTAGATGATCTGCTCACTCGCTACAACATCACCTACCTCAAGTGGGATATGAACCGTGAATTGGTTCAACCTGGCCATAACGGTAAAGCGGCAGTACACGGTCAAACTCAGGCTTTGTATCGCTTAGTTGACCAACTTAACGAAGCACACCCAGAGGTTGAGATTGAATCTTGCTCTTCTGGTGGTGGCCGTATCGATTTTGAAATCCTTAAGCGCACCCATCGTTTTTGGGCATCGGACTGTAATGATGCACTTGAGCGTCAAGCGATTCAAAAGGGCATGAGTTACTTCTTCCCACCAGAAGTGATGGGCGCACACATTGGCCCAGCTGAGTGCCACTCAACGAATCGTCGTCATAGTATCAATATGCGCGGTGTAACGGCATTAATGGGGCACATGGGTGTTGAATTAGACCCAGTAAAAGAGTCCCAAGAAGAGAAGAAGACCTTTTCTCACTATATCGCTCTGCATAAACAGTTCCGCCATATTCTCCATTCTGGTCGTAGCTTCCGTATGGATCCTGCGGATAAGAATCAGAACATTTATGGTGTGCAAAATGATGACGAGATGTTGATGACGGTGTGCCAATTAGCCATGCCAGATCATGCGCTTCCGTCACCCCTTCGAATCAGCTGCGTCGAGGACAGCGCTCAATACCAAGTGAAGCTGGTGGAGATGCCGCAAACCAGCTTCCAACTGATGAAGCAACGCCCTCAATGGTTGGATAAAACACTGACGTTAAGCGGTGACAACCTCAAAGAAATTGGATTGACCTTACCTATTTTAGACCCGGAGTCAGCCTTAATTGTGCATCTAAAAAAGATGTGA
- a CDS encoding LacI family DNA-binding transcriptional regulator, which yields MSVTFKDVAKLAGVSTQTVSRVTNGSESVAELTRNKVNAAIKQLGYVPNKGAQMLSRAKSTSVGLVTLDMALHGAAMIANGVRMQAHDMNYGIAFSVVSEPNLANTREAIRELMAQQVDSIILNVPLKSVDAELLVEQYQHLNLIFIDVPSNSQVNYVYGDHAEGAKLAAQHLIESGRTHYLLITGPNESSASQIRHQSWLAALSDADCKVQYQYQGNWQAESGYLGVRDAVAKQAAFDAVLVASDQMALGALRALQELQIPVPDKVAVVGFDGIEDSAFFNPPLTTIKQDFTTIGRQAVKLAEKLNANSQDSLLQHHIETSLLTRESSQPKVTAHYEKQEIERLLQRIQTLLPESR from the coding sequence ATGAGTGTCACCTTTAAAGATGTCGCAAAGCTAGCAGGAGTCTCTACCCAAACCGTTTCTCGAGTGACAAATGGTTCAGAGAGCGTCGCCGAATTAACACGTAACAAGGTTAATGCGGCTATTAAACAGTTGGGATATGTACCAAACAAGGGCGCGCAAATGCTCAGTCGAGCGAAGTCCACCAGCGTTGGGTTGGTGACTCTCGATATGGCACTGCATGGTGCTGCGATGATCGCCAATGGTGTGCGAATGCAGGCTCATGACATGAATTATGGTATCGCTTTTTCTGTTGTATCAGAGCCCAACCTCGCTAACACGCGTGAAGCTATCCGTGAATTGATGGCTCAACAGGTCGACAGCATCATTCTGAATGTGCCTTTAAAAAGTGTCGATGCAGAGTTATTAGTCGAACAATACCAACACTTAAATCTTATCTTCATTGATGTCCCTTCTAACAGCCAAGTGAACTATGTTTACGGTGATCACGCAGAAGGAGCAAAACTTGCAGCTCAACACCTGATAGAGAGTGGGCGAACTCACTACCTATTGATCACGGGGCCGAATGAATCCAGTGCATCACAGATTCGTCACCAGAGTTGGTTAGCAGCGTTATCAGATGCCGATTGCAAAGTGCAGTATCAATACCAAGGAAACTGGCAAGCAGAAAGTGGTTACCTTGGTGTTCGCGACGCTGTCGCCAAGCAAGCCGCATTTGATGCTGTGTTGGTGGCAAGCGATCAGATGGCATTAGGAGCATTACGCGCCCTGCAAGAACTTCAAATTCCAGTGCCTGACAAGGTCGCAGTCGTCGGTTTTGATGGCATCGAAGACAGCGCTTTCTTTAACCCACCATTGACCACCATCAAGCAAGACTTCACCACGATTGGTCGACAAGCCGTAAAACTTGCAGAGAAACTCAACGCGAATTCACAAGATTCTTTGCTACAGCACCATATCGAAACTTCATTACTCACAAGAGAAAGCAGCCAACCTAAAGTGACTGCTCATTATGAGAAACAAGAGATAGAGCGACTACTGCAACGGATTCAAACCCTTCTGCCTGAATCGAGATGA
- a CDS encoding LysR family transcriptional regulator encodes MADFNWKGIDLNLLIALQALYKTNSVSKAAERCYVSQSAMSHSLQRLRKLFDDPLFERVGSKMEATDRAIELSSTVDALLNTIQSEVLLSKRFETESFKGSWKIGLTDYAEQMFGPMIFDLIKEASPNSQVAFFNVNRSNYQHVFEEAKLDISIGSFGEVPKLFGIEQLYTEQHVCLLDSSVLGVELPMSLETFVSVEHALVSPNGSLKTGVDLKLAQLGYTRKVAIASSNFLTVKRLISGRKLLCIVPKLVARTDPNVDSSLIAVPPPIDVPDFDIQLVYRKGKQLDDKNTHLRKVITQAVEVVIAEG; translated from the coding sequence ATGGCTGATTTTAATTGGAAAGGGATCGACCTTAACTTATTGATTGCACTGCAGGCTTTGTATAAAACGAATAGCGTGAGTAAGGCTGCCGAGCGTTGTTATGTCAGCCAATCTGCGATGAGCCATAGCTTACAAAGGCTACGAAAGTTGTTTGATGACCCTTTGTTTGAGCGTGTAGGTAGCAAGATGGAGGCGACCGATCGAGCCATTGAACTATCAAGCACCGTGGACGCGCTACTGAATACCATCCAGTCTGAAGTCCTGTTATCTAAACGTTTTGAGACCGAGAGTTTCAAAGGTAGTTGGAAAATAGGGCTGACGGATTACGCAGAGCAGATGTTTGGCCCAATGATATTCGATTTGATCAAAGAAGCTTCACCAAACTCTCAAGTCGCATTTTTTAATGTTAATCGAAGCAACTATCAGCATGTATTTGAAGAGGCAAAGCTTGATATCTCGATAGGTAGTTTTGGAGAGGTACCTAAGCTGTTTGGTATTGAGCAACTCTACACCGAGCAGCATGTTTGCTTACTTGATAGCTCAGTGCTTGGTGTTGAACTACCGATGTCGCTAGAGACATTTGTGTCTGTCGAGCATGCATTAGTTTCCCCTAATGGTTCTCTAAAAACAGGCGTAGACCTTAAATTAGCTCAACTTGGTTATACGAGAAAAGTGGCGATTGCATCGAGTAATTTTTTGACGGTAAAACGACTGATAAGTGGCAGGAAGTTGCTGTGTATTGTGCCTAAATTGGTCGCCCGAACTGACCCTAATGTTGACAGCTCATTGATAGCAGTTCCGCCACCTATAGATGTTCCTGATTTCGATATACAGCTTGTTTATCGCAAAGGAAAGCAATTAGACGATAAAAACACGCACTTGAGGAAAGTAATTACCCAAGCGGTAGAGGTTGTCATTGCTGAAGGCTGA
- the chrA gene encoding chromate efflux transporter, whose protein sequence is MLSIFKTFFWLGWISFGGPAAHIGYFRKTFVEKLNWLSDEEYGQIVALSQFLPGPGSSQVGFAVGYKKGGLTGAIAAFVGFTSPSVILMLILALVSNQLLEAPLFNSIIHGLKLLAVVVVADATFGMYKNFCQSKIATALCMITAIVLLLIPGIWPQVLVLLFAAMVGSKFLTSQELKTTPSTQKISVTPLVIFVALLVGLPLFSAYSQGIEVFGLFYQAGSLVFGGGHVVLPLLQNGIGDQLSQDAFLTGYAAAQAVPGPMFTLATYLGYVLMPSAPITGALLATIAVFLPGFLLLLGVLKNWQAIASKPLVAGALTGVNAAVVGLLLAALYQPIFTSAVSSDIDFALIIIGVWLLKTMKMPIVGLVGTFIAAGALLNYL, encoded by the coding sequence ATGCTTTCAATTTTTAAAACCTTTTTTTGGCTTGGCTGGATTAGCTTTGGTGGACCAGCAGCACACATTGGCTACTTCCGTAAAACCTTTGTTGAGAAACTGAATTGGTTGTCCGACGAAGAATACGGGCAGATTGTCGCTCTTAGTCAATTTCTACCGGGGCCAGGTTCAAGTCAGGTTGGCTTTGCGGTTGGCTACAAGAAAGGTGGATTAACAGGTGCTATTGCTGCGTTTGTCGGCTTCACTTCCCCATCTGTGATTCTGATGCTGATATTGGCGTTAGTGAGCAACCAACTATTGGAAGCACCACTTTTCAATTCAATCATTCACGGGCTTAAGTTATTAGCGGTAGTGGTTGTAGCTGATGCAACCTTTGGTATGTACAAGAACTTTTGCCAGTCGAAGATAGCGACCGCCTTATGTATGATCACCGCGATTGTTCTGCTACTGATTCCAGGCATCTGGCCTCAAGTTTTAGTGCTTCTATTTGCAGCGATGGTTGGTAGTAAGTTCTTGACGTCTCAAGAGCTAAAAACGACACCTTCAACACAAAAAATATCGGTAACGCCTCTCGTGATTTTTGTTGCGTTATTGGTTGGTCTGCCTCTATTCAGTGCTTACTCTCAAGGTATTGAAGTGTTTGGCCTATTCTACCAAGCAGGTAGCTTAGTATTCGGTGGCGGCCATGTGGTACTCCCATTGCTACAAAATGGTATCGGCGACCAACTGTCTCAAGATGCCTTCCTAACAGGTTATGCAGCAGCACAAGCAGTACCTGGGCCTATGTTTACACTTGCGACTTACTTAGGTTATGTATTGATGCCGTCAGCACCGATCACAGGCGCACTGTTAGCGACAATTGCAGTGTTTTTACCAGGCTTCTTATTACTACTAGGTGTATTGAAAAACTGGCAAGCAATTGCAAGCAAACCTCTGGTTGCTGGCGCTCTTACTGGTGTGAATGCGGCAGTTGTAGGTCTACTACTTGCAGCCCTGTATCAACCTATCTTCACAAGTGCGGTGAGCAGCGACATAGACTTCGCTCTGATCATTATCGGTGTATGGCTATTGAAAACAATGAAGATGCCGATTGTAGGGTTAGTTGGTACCTTTATCGCGGCAGGTGCGCTGCTTAACTATTTATAA